One region of Streptomyces rishiriensis genomic DNA includes:
- a CDS encoding ABC transporter substrate-binding protein yields MKSSIRRSRRAALAVALGSVLALTATACGDDGSGGAGDKGGEGSGKGEITFWDNNGGVRTDVWKEIIADFEKANPDIKVNYVGVPADSVQSKYDTAIQGGGLPDVGGVGTAMLAEVAAQGALEPLDSRISGSALNGKLNQKFLDGVKAAGIDGKTYSVPTSANNGTLWYRTDLFQQAGLDAPTTWTKFYEAADKLTNKDKNAFGYTIRGGAGSIAQALDATYGQSGITEFWNGDKTTVNDPKNVAALEKYVGLFKKNTPSADVNNDFTKMVAQWDSGTIGMLSHNLGSYGDHQKALAGKFKGIPAPTQDDGTRVQVSNPVDGLGLFKASKNKTAAWKFIEFAASHESNSKWNETAGQVPANSEAAQDDWVQSSEPTKLAAEALAGSSTKIVQLPYYLPDWNTISKADNEPNFQKVLLGKMSPKDFLNTLAEQLNTAQADWKQNHG; encoded by the coding sequence ATGAAGAGCAGCATCCGCAGAAGCAGGCGTGCCGCCCTGGCCGTCGCCCTGGGCTCCGTGCTCGCGCTGACCGCCACCGCCTGCGGCGACGACGGCAGCGGCGGTGCGGGGGACAAGGGAGGCGAGGGCTCCGGCAAGGGGGAGATCACCTTCTGGGACAACAACGGCGGTGTGCGCACCGACGTCTGGAAGGAGATCATCGCCGACTTCGAGAAGGCGAACCCCGACATCAAGGTCAACTACGTCGGCGTGCCGGCCGACAGCGTCCAGTCCAAGTACGACACGGCCATCCAGGGCGGCGGTCTGCCCGACGTCGGCGGTGTGGGCACCGCGATGCTCGCCGAGGTCGCGGCGCAGGGCGCCCTCGAACCGCTGGACAGCCGCATCTCCGGGAGCGCGCTGAACGGCAAGCTCAACCAGAAGTTCCTGGACGGCGTCAAGGCGGCGGGCATCGACGGCAAGACGTACTCGGTGCCGACCTCCGCGAACAACGGCACGCTCTGGTACCGGACCGACCTGTTCCAGCAGGCCGGCCTCGACGCGCCGACGACCTGGACGAAGTTCTACGAGGCCGCCGACAAGCTCACGAACAAGGACAAGAACGCCTTCGGGTACACCATCCGCGGCGGCGCGGGGTCCATCGCCCAGGCGCTGGACGCCACCTACGGGCAGAGCGGCATCACCGAGTTCTGGAACGGCGACAAGACCACGGTCAACGACCCGAAGAACGTGGCCGCGCTGGAGAAGTACGTCGGCCTGTTCAAGAAGAACACTCCGTCCGCCGACGTCAACAACGACTTCACCAAGATGGTCGCCCAGTGGGACTCCGGCACCATCGGCATGCTGAGCCACAATCTGGGCTCGTACGGCGACCACCAGAAGGCGCTGGCCGGCAAGTTCAAGGGCATCCCGGCGCCCACGCAGGACGACGGCACACGGGTGCAGGTGTCCAACCCCGTCGACGGGCTCGGGCTGTTCAAGGCGAGCAAGAACAAGACCGCCGCCTGGAAGTTCATCGAGTTCGCCGCGTCGCACGAGTCCAACAGCAAGTGGAACGAGACGGCGGGCCAGGTGCCGGCGAACTCCGAGGCCGCGCAGGACGACTGGGTGCAGTCGTCGGAGCCGACGAAGCTGGCGGCCGAGGCGCTGGCGGGCAGCAGCACCAAGATCGTGCAGCTGCCCTACTACCTGCCCGACTGGAACACCATCTCCAAGGCCGACAACGAGCCGAACTTCCAGAAGGTGCTGCTCGGGAAGATGAGCCCGAAGGACTTCCTGAACACGCTGGCCGAGCAGTTGAACACGGCGCAGGCCGACTGGAAGCAGAACCACGGATAA